The Marinilabiliales bacterium genome includes a region encoding these proteins:
- a CDS encoding aldo/keto reductase — MEQKSHNPGINRRKFLQFGALATVGLSVGGFKTLGSKAGVKSAAGEKTPAPPEKAVPLEWRNRQSSMAYRQLGRTGLMVSEVVAGGDPVKNDNYKHLELAMEMGLNYMDTAPAYGRGESETAFGKLLDSPAKREKVYIATKISGYSWVRNNMYREIFNGLPSAKQEAYLKEAKDTIAEKRVEQPGYFLSYWPNHINAFDGAYLSNVMMKDYGHKVEGSGEFRKAIISSLEDSLKRVGTDYFDILLCPHGASSAEELQNEEMLGTIEYLKKQGKIRFLGVSTHNDPAGVISAATNTGKYDMVMASYNIINGGFLEDAIRNAKENGVGIIAMKAAMAVATHHSRLEIPEWRVAKVNRVVPGDLKPPMKAYLWALQNPNITAVISNLWDETYIRENLSLAGKKVELQMG, encoded by the coding sequence ATGGAACAGAAATCACACAACCCGGGGATTAACAGAAGAAAATTTCTGCAATTTGGTGCTTTGGCCACAGTGGGCCTGTCAGTTGGCGGGTTTAAGACTCTTGGCTCAAAGGCTGGTGTAAAATCTGCGGCTGGTGAAAAAACTCCGGCACCACCAGAGAAAGCTGTACCCCTTGAGTGGCGGAACAGACAAAGTTCTATGGCCTACAGGCAGCTTGGCCGGACGGGATTGATGGTATCTGAAGTGGTAGCTGGTGGCGATCCTGTAAAGAACGACAATTATAAACACCTGGAACTGGCCATGGAGATGGGGCTCAATTACATGGATACGGCCCCTGCTTATGGGAGAGGGGAAAGTGAAACAGCATTCGGGAAGCTGCTTGACTCCCCGGCCAAAAGAGAGAAGGTTTACATTGCGACCAAGATCAGCGGTTATTCATGGGTAAGAAACAATATGTACAGGGAGATATTCAACGGACTTCCATCCGCTAAGCAGGAGGCTTATCTGAAGGAGGCAAAAGATACCATCGCAGAGAAAAGGGTGGAGCAACCGGGGTATTTCCTGTCATACTGGCCAAATCATATCAATGCCTTCGACGGAGCCTATCTTAGCAACGTGATGATGAAGGATTACGGACACAAGGTAGAAGGGAGCGGAGAATTTCGTAAAGCGATCATTTCATCTCTTGAAGATAGCCTGAAAAGGGTCGGCACTGACTATTTTGATATCCTGCTGTGTCCTCATGGTGCGAGCAGTGCAGAGGAACTCCAGAATGAGGAAATGCTCGGGACCATTGAATACCTGAAAAAACAGGGCAAAATACGCTTCCTGGGGGTCTCTACCCACAATGACCCTGCCGGGGTAATTAGCGCAGCCACCAACACGGGCAAATATGATATGGTGATGGCTTCATACAATATTATCAACGGAGGCTTTCTGGAAGACGCTATTCGTAATGCAAAGGAAAACGGCGTCGGGATCATTGCCATGAAGGCGGCCATGGCGGTGGCTACTCATCACAGTAGACTTGAAATACCCGAATGGCGTGTTGCCAAGGTGAACAGGGTCGTACCCGGCGATCTGAAACCTCCGATGAAAGCCTATTTATGGGCCCTGCAAAACCCGAATATTACAGCAGTGATCTCCAACCTGTGGGATGAAACCTATATCAGGGAAAACCTTTCCCTTGCGGGGAAAAAAGTCGAGCTGCAGATGGGGTGA